The genomic window TTTTTTTCCTAAAAGATTATAGCCAAAAATGAAAAGAGGTATATTCAATATTATGGTAGAAAAACCTACTGGAATTTTGAATAAGTAGTTTAAACCTAATGAGATTCCAGTCAATCCACCCGTACCAATATTATTTGGAATTAAGAATATACAAATATAAAGAGAAAATAGTAAACAACCTACGGATAACAATAAAATTTCTTTAATTGATTTTTTCATGATATTCTCCTCGTAGAAACATAATAAATTACTAATAAAAAGTATACTGAATTTGCCTTTATAGTATCATAAATAGCATGAACACTCAAAGTTGGATTTCCTATGTTTATTTAAGTTTTAAGGCAGCAGTAGTCAACAGGGAAGGTTAGTATTAAATAAGGATATATTAATTAAAAATGCTCATTAATTATGCATGCTTGAAATATAATGTAAGAATAAATTCATTTTAAAGATGATTCAGAAATAAAAATCATTGATATAAGCGAGAACTAATAAAAATAGGAAATTTTAGTGAACGATATAAAGAACCGTCCCTTAAATTTTATGGCATTTAATAATGAAATTATAACTAAATTTAAGCACAATAAATTATATTTGTAATATTTGGTAAAATATAAATTAGAAATGTCTCCTATCTATTAAATAATTCTGATAAATTTTAAAATTGTGTTAATTTGTAATTTTAACAATTAATATGTTATTATACAATAGGTGAAATGTTTTAGTGAAGTTTAAAGAGTGAAGTATAAATCCTCAATATACAACATAGGTATGTTAATAGATATGATATAGTGGTATAAATAATACTACTATAAAAATGTTAATATATGTTAATGAATTTAAAAAAATGTTCAAAAAATATCATTTAATTGCTAAATAAGTACACACAAATGTAACTTCTTGTGATATTATAGTATTAATATTTAATATAAACTTTGAAGTGTATAGTATTGTAATTGTATACAAAAGTATTATAATGATAAGGTATAGGGAATTTATCAATAAACACATCAGATAAAGGGAATATTTTACATTTTTATACTGAAACATACAATTTTACAAAATATAAATCTTGCATATTATTTATTTTATTATAAAATTTATAATGTACAATTTCCTACGCATTTTATTTCTGTGCGTAATTATAGTTGCGCGCATATTTAACATTTAAGGATAGGAGGATAAACATGGAAACTTTAACTTTTAAAAGAGGCGTACATCCACCTCATGGCAAATACCTTACTGAAAAGAAGCCAATAGAGGATTTACAGCCAAAGGATCTTTTAGTATTTCCTATGTCCCAACATATAGGAGCCCCTGCTGAATGTATTGTAAAAAAAGGCGACAGGGTATTAGTTGGACAAAAAATAGGTCAGGCTAGTGGGTTTATTTCTGCAAATATCCACAGTAGTGTTTCAGGTACTGTTAAAGATGTTAAACCAGTTTTAACTGCTGGTGGAACAAAATCATTAGCGGTAATAGTTGAAAATGATGGACAATATGAAGAAATTGAATTTGCTAAGCTAAAAGATTATCATGAAATGTCAAAAGAAGAAATTGCAGAACTTATCAAAGAGGCCGGAGTAGTTGGTATGGGGGGGGCTTGTTTCCCAACTAATGTAAAACTTATTCCACCACCAGATAAGAACATCGATTCTATTGTTATTAATGGTGCAGAATGTGAACCTTATTTGACATGTGACCACAGATTAATGTTAGAAGAAACTGAAAAAATCGTTGAAGGTCTTAAAATTATACTTCACATGCATCCACAAGCAAAAGGATATATAGGAATAGAGGATAATAAACCAGATGCTATACAAGCAATGGAAAAGGCAGTTAAAGATATTCCTAATATATCAGTTAAAGCTCTTAAGACTAAATATCCACAAGGAGCTGAAAAACAATTAATTTATGCTATAACTAACAGAGAAGTTCCATCAGGAAAACTTCCAGCAGATGCCGGATGTATAGTTCAAAATATTACAACTCTTCATGAAATCTATCAAGCAGTAGTACTTGGAAGACCATCTATGACAAGAGTTGTTACAATTACTGGTGAAGCCGTTAATGATCCAAAAAACTTAAGAATTAGAAATGGTATGTCATTTAGAGAACTAGTAGAGGCTTGTGGAGGATTTAAAGAAGATCCTATTAAAGTAATCTCAGGCGGTCCAATGATGGGTATGGCTATATCTTCTTTAGATGTACCAGTTATGAAAGGATCATCAGGAATTCTTTGCTTAACTTCAAAGCAAGCTGTATTACCACAAGAATCAAGCTGTATTAGATGTGGAAGATGTGTTCAAGCATGTCCAATGTTCTTAATACCTTCAGCACTTGATTCATTAAGCAGAAGAAAAGACTACGAAACTTTTGAAGAAGAACATGGATTGGATTGTATAGAATGTGGTTCTTGTACATTTGTATGTCCAGCAAAACGTCACCTAATTCAATCAATCCGTACTTCAAAAAGAACAGTATTAGCAAATAAGAGAAAAAAATAGGTAAGGAGGAATTATAATGGCTGAGACAATGTTTACAGTGTCTTCATCTCCTCATATTCGTGATAATAGTTCAGTACAATCTATTATGAGAGATGTTATTATTGCATTACTTCCAGCTACGATAGCAGGAGTATACTTCTTTAAATTAAGAGCATTATTAGTAATATTAGCAGCAGTTATATCATGTGTACTTTCAGAAATGGTATGGTGCAAACTTTCAAAGCAACAAGATACTTCAAAAGATTTAAGTGCAGTTGTAACAGGACTTTTACTTGCATTTAACGTACCACCATCAATTCCAATATGGATGGTTGTTGTTGGTTCAATATTTACTATTATAGTTGTTAAAGCTTTATTCGGTGGAATTGGACAAAATATAGTTAACCCAGCACTTGCAGGACGTGCATTTTTACTAGCATCTTATCCAGTTGCAATGACAACTTGGACAAACCCTGTAGATGGATCAACAGGTGCAACTCCACTTGCAATATTAAAAGCAGTGGAAGCTGGTGGACAAGAACTACCTAGTTTAACTCAAGCTTTCATAGGTCAAGTTGGAGGATGTATAGGAGAAACTTCAGCTCTTGCATTGCTTATAGGATTTGTTTATCTTTTATATAGAAGAGTAATAACATGGCATATTCCAGTATTTTATCTTGGAACAATAGCAGTACTTGGAACAATTTTGGGAAGAGGAAATTTAGGAGCTACTGCTGGTATTTATGAAATTATGGTTGGTGGTGTAATGCTTGGTGGTATATTCATGGCAACTGATTATACAACTTCACCAATGACTAAAAAAGGACAAATTATCTTTGCTGTTGCAGCAGGATTTTTAGCTATGATTATTCGTAAATATGGTGGATATCCAGAAGGATGTTCTTATTCAATTCTTATAATGAACTTATTCGTACCTCTTATAGATAAATATGTTAAACCAAGAGTATTTGGAACTGGGGAGGTGAAATAATGGAGAACCAAAACAGCAGTAAAGAAACATTAATGTTAGGAATAAAATTATTAATAATTACTGCAATAGCAGGACTTGTATTAGGTTGGGCTCATAAAATTACCTTAGAGCCAATTAAACAACAAGATATAAAGACTAATAATACAGCTATGAAAGAGGTTCTACCATCAGCAAATGATTTCAAAAAAATAGCTTCTGACAATCCACAACCAGGAGAAAGTTTTGATATTAAATTAGATCCAAATAGTGGAGTTAAAGAAGTAAATAAAGCTGACGGAGCTGGATACGCAATAAAAGTTGGAACAAAAGGTTATGGTGGAGAAATATTGATGATGGTTGGTATTGGAGAAGATGGAAAAATAGGTGGAATAAAAATCCTTTCTCATACTGAAACACCAGGTCTTGGAGCAAAAGCACCAGAACCAGAATTCGCTAAACAATATGAAAAGAAATCAATAGATAAACCTTTAGAAGTAGTTAAAGGAACTGCGTCAGGAGATAATCAAATATCAGCAATAACAGGTGCTACTATTACATCAAAAGCTGTAACTGATGGTGTTAACCATGCTGTTGAATTTTATAATAAAGAATTGAAAGGAGGACAATAATAATGGGTGTTGCAATAGAGAGAATTAAAAATGGTATGTTTACAGAAAACGTAACATTTGTACAGGCTTTAGCAATGTGTCCTACGCTAGCTGTAACATCTAGTGTTAAGAATGGTCTAGGAATGGGACTTGCATCTACTGTAGTTCTTATAGGTGCAAACTTTGTTATATCCTTATTAAGAAAATTTATACCAGACAAAGTACGTATACCTGCATTCATAGTTGTTATTGCTGGATTCGTTACATTACTTCAATTCTTATTAGCAGGTTTTGTACCAGTACTAAATAAATCACTTGGTATATTTATACCACTTATAGTTGTTAACTGCGTTATCTTAGGACGTGCTGAAGCATATGCTTCTAAAAATGGCCCTATAGCTTCTATTTTTGATGGTCTTGGACAAGGTCTTGGATTTACTTTATCTTTGGGTGTTATTGGAATAATTAGAGAATTATTAGGAACTGGTAAAATATTTGATACAGTTCAAGTAATACCAGCTTCAGTAGAACCAGCTTTAATATTTGTTCTTGCACCAGGAGCTTTCATTACATTAGGAGTAATGATGGCTATTATAAACCAAATGAATATTAATAAAAAGAAAAAATCAAAATAGGAGATAGGAAAGAAGGGTGAATAGATAATGGGTATATTTACATTAATAATTTCGGCTTTATTGGTAAATAACATGGTATTGTCTAAGTTCCTTGGTATCTGTGCTTTCCTTGGAGTTTCTAAAAAAGTAGAAACTGCAAAAGGTATGGGTGCGGCAGTTACTTTTGTTATGGCACTAGCTTCAGTAATATCATATGTAGTATTTAAATTTATACTTGTTCCATTAAAGATAGAATATATGTATACTATAGCATTTATATTAGTTATAGCTGCATTAGTTCAATTCGTTGAAATGGTACTTAAAAAGACTATGCCAGAACTTTATAAAGCACTTGGTATATTCTTACCATTAATAACTACAAACTGTGCAATATTAGGTGCAGTTATTATAAACATGAATGAACACTACAACTTATTTTATTCATTATTATATGGAGTTGTTTCAGGACTTGGTTGGATGCTTGCTATAGTTATACTTGCAGGTATTAGAGAAAGAATGGAAGCAAGCGACAAAATGCCAGAAGCAGTAAAAGGATTGCCAGCATCATTAATTACATCAGGATTAATGGCAATTGCATTCCTTGGCTTCTCAGGCCTAGTATAAGGAGGCGTTTATAAATGAAAGATATATTATATCCTATACTTAGCTTAGGAGGACTTGGACTTTTATTCGGTTTAGTTTTAGGGTATGCTGCTAAGAAATTTGCAGTAGAGATTGATCCTAAAGTGCCTTTAATAAGGGAATGTCTTCCAGGAGCAAACTGTGGTGGTTGTGGATTTGCCGGATGTGATGCTTATTCAGAAGCAGTAGCAAGTGGCTCAGCTGCTCCAAATTGTTGTCCAATTGGAGGTGCACCTGTTGCAGCTAAGATTGGTGAAGTTATGGGAATAAAAGTAGATTCATCTGAACCAAAAGTAGCTTATGTAAAATGTCAAGGTACTTGTGGTGTAGCTAAAGAAAAGTATCAATATTATGGATTAAAAGATTGTCAAGAAGCTGTAAATGTTCCAGGAGCTGGATCTAAAGCTTGTGACTTTGGATGTTTAGGATTGGGAAGCTGTGTAAAGGCATGTGCCTTTGATGCTTTGTCTATAGAAGATGGAGTAGCAAAAGTAAACAAGGATAATTGTGTAGCTTGTGGAGCATGTGTAAAAGCTTGTCCTAAAGACATAATAGAATTAGTACCACAAAAACAATTAGTTTTTGTTTCATGTAACTCAAAAGACAGAGGCTTAGATGTTAAAAATGCTTGTTCTGTTGGATGTATCGGATGTGGACTTTGTGCAAAAGCATGTCCAAAAGAAGCTATTACAATGGTAAACAACTTATCAGTAATTGATTATGATAAGTGTGTAAACTGTGGACTTTGTGCTCAAAAGTGTCCAACTAAAGCTATATTAAATTTTCGTAAAAAACCAGAACCAAAAGCCTAAATTATAGGGACGGTTCTCCCATTTTTATAAAATAAAAATGGGAGAACCGTCCCCTTAAATTTTATCAGATTAATAAGATATAAAAGGAAGTGAAGAAGCTATGTTTATTAAAACATAGCTTCTTCACTTCCTTTATTGAATATGTGTATTTTATCTATTTTAAAACCAATATTTATACTTTTGCCTATTTCAGCTTCAGTATTAGGGTCAACTCTAGCTATTAAACTTTGATTATGCATTTCTAAATGTAAATATGTTTCAGAGCCAAGCATTTCTTTTACTTGTACCATTGTCTCAATAACATTTTCTTTGTTTTCAGAAATTTCATAATGAACAAATATATTTTCAGGTCTTATACCTAAGATAACTTCTTTATTAACATATTCTAAATCTTTTAGGAGTTTTGAATGTTTGTCCGAAAATCTTACTATATTTCCATTGAATTCAGCATACAAATTATCTTTATCATCTTTTATAGTACATTCTATAAAATTCATTTGTGGGGAGCCTATAAAGGAAGCAACGAATACGTTATTAGGATGTTTATATATACTTTGAGGATCGGCTACTTGTTGAATAATGCCATCTTTCATTACTACAATCCTTGTACCCATTGTCATAGCTTCTGTTTGATCATGAGTGACGTAAATAAAGGTTGTTTTTAGCTGCTGATGTAGTTTGCTTATTTCAGCTCTCATTTGAACCCTTAGTTTGGCATCCAAGTTTGATAAAGGTTCGTCCATTAAAAATACCTTAGGATTTCTTACAATAGAACGTCCAAGAGCAACTCGCTGTTTTTGACCTCCGGAAAGTTGTTTTGGTTTTCTATCAAGCAAATCCTCTATCCCCAGTATTTTCGCGGCTTCAGTAACCTTTTTTTTAATCTCATCTTTTGACATTTTGCGAAGTTTTAGTCCAAAAGCCATATTATCATATACAGTCATGTGAGGATATAAAGCATAGTTTTGAAATACCATAGCGATATCTCTGTCTTTTGGAGCTACATCGTTTACAAGGTTTTCTCCTATATATAATTCACCAGAAGATACTTCTTCAAGTCCAGCTATCATTCTTAAAGTAGTGGATTTTCCACATCCAGAAGGACCAACAAATACTATAAATTCTTTATCTTCAATAGTGAGGGTAAAATTATGAACAGCATGGAAGCCGTTTGGGTATACTTTTTCAATATTTTTTAAAATCAGTCCAGCCATTAAAATACACTCCTTATAATATCATGATACTAGTATAATATAGAATAAATTGGGAAAATATACAATAAATTATTAGTTATAATTAAATAAAGAATGTATTTACAAATAGATGAGCATTTATTGACAATACTGAAAAAAGGAGTTATACTTAAATAAACATATGAACAAATATTCATATATAGTATATATTAGTTAGGGGAGGGATGTTTATGAGTAAAAAAATATTAAACGGATTTAAAATAAACAATTTAAAAAAGGGCGATCATATCCATGGACATAGTCATAACCACTGTACTTGTGGTTGTCATGATCATCATAAGAAAAGTGTTGTATGTGGTTGTGAAGAAGACAAGCAGTTTAATAACAATGATAATTATGTTGAAAATACACAATGTAATTGCCATGAGCATGAGGAAGATAGTTGCCAAAGACATGAAGAATGTGGAGAAAACCCTGATGATGAAATAGATCATATTCATTTTCATAAGCATGATGAAGAGTGTTGTTGTAGTGTTGATGATGATACAGAATCTACAAAGAATGAAGATAGGACCCAAGAAATTAGGGACAGGTGTCAAAATGATATAAAAGATGGTATGGTTAAGGAATATTTGTTGAAAGGTCTTGGATGTGCAGGATGTGCGGCAAAGATAGAGGAGAGAGTACGAAAATTAGATGAAGTGGAAATTGCTGATCTTGCTTTTGCAACAAGTACTCTAAAGGTTAAACCCTTATCTGATAATATAGAAGATGAATTATTTGATAAGATAAATTATATAGTAACAACTTTAGAGCCTGATGTTAAAGTTATAGATAAAGATACAATAAGGGATTATGATGAAGTAATAGAAAGTAATAACAGTAATCATGCACACAGTTCTCAAGGAGTTGACAGAAAAAAAGCTTTAAAAATGGGGGTTGGACTCCTTCTATTTATTGTAGCATTTATATGTAAAGCATCATTTAAAGGACAGGTCTATAGTACTCCATTATTTATAGCTAGTTATGTAGTTATAGGTACGAATATAATTTTAAAATCTATAAAAAATATATCAAGAAAAGAGATTTTTGATGAGAATTTCTTGATGATGATTGCAACTCTTGCAGCTTTGTTAATAGGAGAATATCCAGAAGCAGTTATGGTAGTTCTTTTATATGAAATTGGAGAGTATTTCCAAGGAAAAGCTGTAGAATCTTCTAGAAAGTCTATTTCTAATTTAATGGACATTAGACCTGACTATGCAAATATAAAAGATGGAAATGATATAAAAAGAGTATCACCAAAGCAAGTTAAAGTTGGCGATATAATTATAGTAAAACCGGGAGAAAAAGTACCTTTGGATGGAGTAATAATTGAGGGAAGTTCTTCTGTTGATACTTCTGCTCTTACTGGAGAATCTGTACCAAGAGATGTAATAGAAGGACAAGATATAACTAGTGGCTTCATTAATATAACTGGATTGTTGACAATTAGAGTTTCTAAGTCATTTAAAGATTCTGCAGTTTCAAAAATCCTCGATTTAGTTCAGAATGCTAGTTCTAAAAAAGCAAGAACTGAGTTGAGAATAACTAAATTTGCTAGGTATTATACACCAACAGTAGTTTTTTTAGCATTGCTAACGGCTATATTACCTCCTTTATTTATGCAAGATCAAAGTTTTCACACATGGATATATAGGGCAGCTTCATTTTTGGTTATTTCGTGCCCATGTGCTTTGGTAATATCAGTTCCAATGGGATATTTTGCGGGACTAGGAGCTTCCTCACGAAATGGTATATTAATTAAAGGAGGAAATTATCTTGAAGCATTAACTAATATAGATAAGGTGGTTTTTGATAAAACAGGAACTTTGACAAAAGGAAATTTTAAAGTTGATTTAATAGAAGCAGAGGAGTGGATAAGTAAAGAAGAACTTTTAAAATATGCAGCTTATGTAGAAAGTTTTTCTAATCATCCAATAGCATTGTCAATAGTAAAGGAATATAGTTGTGAAGTTGATAAGGCTCATATAAAAGATTTTAGAGAGATAGCAGGTAAGGGTGCTGAGGCATTTGTTGATGGAAAAAGTATATATGTAGGAAATAAAAACATTATGGAAGACAAAAGTATAAAATTCAGAACCGTCCCTTATGCTGGCACTGTAGTTTATGTGGCTGTAGATAGCAAATATGCTGGATGTATTGTTATAAAAGATCAAATAAAAGAAGATTCTAGAGAGGCTGTTGAAAAGTTAAAAGGCTTTGGAATAAGTGAAATAGTTATGCTTACAGGGGATAGAAAGATCACAGCTGAATCTGTAGGAAAAGAACTTAATATAGATAAGGTTTATTCAGAGT from Clostridium sp. MB40-C1 includes these protein-coding regions:
- the rnfB gene encoding RnfABCDGE type electron transport complex subunit B — its product is MKDILYPILSLGGLGLLFGLVLGYAAKKFAVEIDPKVPLIRECLPGANCGGCGFAGCDAYSEAVASGSAAPNCCPIGGAPVAAKIGEVMGIKVDSSEPKVAYVKCQGTCGVAKEKYQYYGLKDCQEAVNVPGAGSKACDFGCLGLGSCVKACAFDALSIEDGVAKVNKDNCVACGACVKACPKDIIELVPQKQLVFVSCNSKDRGLDVKNACSVGCIGCGLCAKACPKEAITMVNNLSVIDYDKCVNCGLCAQKCPTKAILNFRKKPEPKA
- a CDS encoding electron transport complex protein RnfA — its product is MGIFTLIISALLVNNMVLSKFLGICAFLGVSKKVETAKGMGAAVTFVMALASVISYVVFKFILVPLKIEYMYTIAFILVIAALVQFVEMVLKKTMPELYKALGIFLPLITTNCAILGAVIINMNEHYNLFYSLLYGVVSGLGWMLAIVILAGIRERMEASDKMPEAVKGLPASLITSGLMAIAFLGFSGLV
- a CDS encoding RnfABCDGE type electron transport complex subunit G, with product MENQNSSKETLMLGIKLLIITAIAGLVLGWAHKITLEPIKQQDIKTNNTAMKEVLPSANDFKKIASDNPQPGESFDIKLDPNSGVKEVNKADGAGYAIKVGTKGYGGEILMMVGIGEDGKIGGIKILSHTETPGLGAKAPEPEFAKQYEKKSIDKPLEVVKGTASGDNQISAITGATITSKAVTDGVNHAVEFYNKELKGGQ
- a CDS encoding heavy metal translocating P-type ATPase; translated protein: MSKKILNGFKINNLKKGDHIHGHSHNHCTCGCHDHHKKSVVCGCEEDKQFNNNDNYVENTQCNCHEHEEDSCQRHEECGENPDDEIDHIHFHKHDEECCCSVDDDTESTKNEDRTQEIRDRCQNDIKDGMVKEYLLKGLGCAGCAAKIEERVRKLDEVEIADLAFATSTLKVKPLSDNIEDELFDKINYIVTTLEPDVKVIDKDTIRDYDEVIESNNSNHAHSSQGVDRKKALKMGVGLLLFIVAFICKASFKGQVYSTPLFIASYVVIGTNIILKSIKNISRKEIFDENFLMMIATLAALLIGEYPEAVMVVLLYEIGEYFQGKAVESSRKSISNLMDIRPDYANIKDGNDIKRVSPKQVKVGDIIIVKPGEKVPLDGVIIEGSSSVDTSALTGESVPRDVIEGQDITSGFINITGLLTIRVSKSFKDSAVSKILDLVQNASSKKARTELRITKFARYYTPTVVFLALLTAILPPLFMQDQSFHTWIYRAASFLVISCPCALVISVPMGYFAGLGASSRNGILIKGGNYLEALTNIDKVVFDKTGTLTKGNFKVDLIEAEEWISKEELLKYAAYVESFSNHPIALSIVKEYSCEVDKAHIKDFREIAGKGAEAFVDGKSIYVGNKNIMEDKSIKFRTVPYAGTVVYVAVDSKYAGCIVIKDQIKEDSREAVEKLKGFGISEIVMLTGDRKITAESVGKELNIDKVYSELLPHEKVEKVEEMYNNKDSNKGLVFVGDGINDAPVLARADVGVAMGGVGSDAAIEAADVVIMNDEPSKLAHAIKIARATKKIVNLNIIFALGTKLIILILAVLGIASMWLAVFADVGVALLAVMNSMRILRVK
- a CDS encoding ABC transporter ATP-binding protein; protein product: MAGLILKNIEKVYPNGFHAVHNFTLTIEDKEFIVFVGPSGCGKSTTLRMIAGLEEVSSGELYIGENLVNDVAPKDRDIAMVFQNYALYPHMTVYDNMAFGLKLRKMSKDEIKKKVTEAAKILGIEDLLDRKPKQLSGGQKQRVALGRSIVRNPKVFLMDEPLSNLDAKLRVQMRAEISKLHQQLKTTFIYVTHDQTEAMTMGTRIVVMKDGIIQQVADPQSIYKHPNNVFVASFIGSPQMNFIECTIKDDKDNLYAEFNGNIVRFSDKHSKLLKDLEYVNKEVILGIRPENIFVHYEISENKENVIETMVQVKEMLGSETYLHLEMHNQSLIARVDPNTEAEIGKSINIGFKIDKIHIFNKGSEEAMF
- the rsxC gene encoding electron transport complex subunit RsxC, producing the protein METLTFKRGVHPPHGKYLTEKKPIEDLQPKDLLVFPMSQHIGAPAECIVKKGDRVLVGQKIGQASGFISANIHSSVSGTVKDVKPVLTAGGTKSLAVIVENDGQYEEIEFAKLKDYHEMSKEEIAELIKEAGVVGMGGACFPTNVKLIPPPDKNIDSIVINGAECEPYLTCDHRLMLEETEKIVEGLKIILHMHPQAKGYIGIEDNKPDAIQAMEKAVKDIPNISVKALKTKYPQGAEKQLIYAITNREVPSGKLPADAGCIVQNITTLHEIYQAVVLGRPSMTRVVTITGEAVNDPKNLRIRNGMSFRELVEACGGFKEDPIKVISGGPMMGMAISSLDVPVMKGSSGILCLTSKQAVLPQESSCIRCGRCVQACPMFLIPSALDSLSRRKDYETFEEEHGLDCIECGSCTFVCPAKRHLIQSIRTSKRTVLANKRKK
- the rsxE gene encoding electron transport complex subunit RsxE; translated protein: MGVAIERIKNGMFTENVTFVQALAMCPTLAVTSSVKNGLGMGLASTVVLIGANFVISLLRKFIPDKVRIPAFIVVIAGFVTLLQFLLAGFVPVLNKSLGIFIPLIVVNCVILGRAEAYASKNGPIASIFDGLGQGLGFTLSLGVIGIIRELLGTGKIFDTVQVIPASVEPALIFVLAPGAFITLGVMMAIINQMNINKKKKSK
- a CDS encoding RnfABCDGE type electron transport complex subunit D, which gives rise to MAETMFTVSSSPHIRDNSSVQSIMRDVIIALLPATIAGVYFFKLRALLVILAAVISCVLSEMVWCKLSKQQDTSKDLSAVVTGLLLAFNVPPSIPIWMVVVGSIFTIIVVKALFGGIGQNIVNPALAGRAFLLASYPVAMTTWTNPVDGSTGATPLAILKAVEAGGQELPSLTQAFIGQVGGCIGETSALALLIGFVYLLYRRVITWHIPVFYLGTIAVLGTILGRGNLGATAGIYEIMVGGVMLGGIFMATDYTTSPMTKKGQIIFAVAAGFLAMIIRKYGGYPEGCSYSILIMNLFVPLIDKYVKPRVFGTGEVK